Proteins encoded by one window of Carassius auratus strain Wakin chromosome 24, ASM336829v1, whole genome shotgun sequence:
- the lrrc31 gene encoding leucine-rich repeat-containing protein 31, whose translation MDSTESTKGKESVQKRSPLDMIMNQLRRKASFTERKKPAVGRLFRPSESDKRNSGIPEVKESSEGKENNEPGKEINDTDDEVGSLVGWGRVKQFVQKLGKTPHSQNLSLSHCDLTATDVVELATLLPFLAQLEVMDLSWNDLVGGSLKALTAHLQHVGKLRVLKLCSCRLTDQDLIALGEALDCIPLIEVLDLSWNVGFGAGKFRHLTEHFQPQSTLKELRLVDCQLSEADITALSEALPMLSSLEELDLSNNKLSIKGMENFTSSLSSTPRLKTLKLSMCGLSKDSLSVLGQALRFIPALEHIDLSCNKEAGGGLTTLATILVLLPHLRSLDMHLCCLTKEDVLALVQVASSLKDLQELDLSFNKSVGETLPDLLQTLPLSQITKLPLNNCSLNTPACNALATAMQMLKQLESLNLSWNKCVGENLRQFLEPLQPDCKLQELRLSSCSLTTEDVLHLESACQRGALCHLKQLDLSYNGSVGDGGWMSLFEKAAALKGLEELDVSLRPSAPLSVSPWLPALLEALPQLSSLKRLSLQHWSLSLAEREKLEKILSKKNVLLECDRLDTPTPKAAS comes from the exons ATGGATTCAACAG AGTCAACCAAAGGAAAGGAGAGTGTTCAGAAAAGATCTCCTCTGGATATGATTATGAACCAGCTCCGAAGGAAAGCCTCTTtcacagagagaaagaaaccGGCTGTGGGCCGCCTCTTCCGCCCATCAGAGAGTGACAAGAGAAACTCAGGCATACCTGAAGTGAAAGAATCCAGTGAGGGAAAGGAAAATAATGAGCCTGGCAAAG AGATCAATGACACAGATGATGAGGTTGGCTCTCTTGTGGGCTGGGGTCGGGTGAAGCAGTTCGTTCAGAAGCTTGGGAAAACCCCTCACAGTCAGAATCTGAGCCTGAGCCACTGTGATCTGACGGCTACAGATGTGGTGGAACTTG CAACGTTACTGCCATTTCTGGCTCAGCTGGAGGTGATGGACCTGTCCTGGAATGATCTGGTTGGAGGCTCCCTGAAGGCACTTACTGCCCATCTGCAGCATGTAGGAAAACTGAGAGTGCTGAAGCTGTGTAGCTGCAGATTAACAGATCAAGACCTTATTGCTCTTG GTGAAGCTCTTGACTGCATTCCTCTAATAGAGGTGCTAGATTTGTCCTGGAATGTTGGCTTTGGCGCAGGAAAGTTCAGACACTTAACAGAACACTTCCAACCTCAAAGCACACTGAAGGAACTCCGCCTGGTGGACTGTCAGCTCTCTGAGGCAGACATTACAGCTCTGA GTGAGGCTCTTCCCATGTTGTCTAGTTTGGAGGAGTTAGATCTGTCCAATAATAAACTGTCCATCAAGGGAATGGAGAACTTCACCTCCTCTCTAAGCTCAACTCCACGACTGAAGACCCTAAAACTGAGCATGTGTGGACTCAGTAAAGACAGCCTCAGTGTTCTGG GACAGGCACTCAGGTTCATCCCTGCGCTAGAGCACATCGATCTGTCGTGTAATAAGGAAGCAGGTGGAGGTCTAACCACACTGGCCACTATCCTAGTTCTCCTCCCACACTTGAGAAGTTTGGACATGCATCTGTGCTGTCTAACAAAGGAAGATGTGTTGGCTTTAG TCCAGGTAGCTTCATCTCTCAAAGACCTCCAAGAGCTGGATTTGTCGTTTAATAAAAGTGTTGGAGAGACACTCCCGGATCTTCTGCAAACCCTCCCTCTTTCTCAGATAACCAAACTTCCACTGAACAACTGTTCTTTGAACACACCTGCATGCAATGCTCTTG CTACCGCAATGCAGATGCTAAAACAGCTTGAAAGTCTGAACTTGTCATGGAACAAGTGTGTGGGAGAAAATCTGAGACAATTTCTGGAGCCTTTGCAGCCTGATTGCAAACTACAGGAACTCAGACTGAGTAGCTGCAGTTTAACCACTGAAGATGTGCTACATCTTG AATCTGCTTGTCAGCGTGGAGCTCTGTGCCATCTGAAGCAGCTGGATTTGTCTTATAATGGTAGCGTTGGGGATGGTGGTTGGATGTCTCTTTTTGAGAAAGCTGCTGCTCTAAAGGGACTGGAGGAGCTGGATGTCAGTCTGCGACCTTCTGCTCCCCTCTCTGTGTCTCCCTGGCTGCCCGCCTTGTTGGAGGCACTTCCGCAGCTCTCGTCCCTCAAGCGTCTGTCTCTGCAGCACTGGTCTCTGAGTTTAGCTGAGAGAGAGAAGCTGGAAAAAATTCTTAGCAAGAAGAATGTCCTCCTGGAATGTGACAGGCTGGACACGCCAACGCCAAAGGCTGCAAGTTAA
- the skilb gene encoding SKI-like proto-oncogene b, with protein MATTENKRQDLPKEQALLKMPLKRLLQDKAVDSTPMKKRVMAALNLSCKKIPETSLGYQASKATNKMEANPDLSPGLKHTLAQFSLSSQCSLGGPAAFTGHHGQYKIAPPLAQGGMAGGPVLVPPDSSTDLVLCCLEGESISCFSVGGELRLCLPQLLNTVLREFSLQQINSVCDQLYLFCSRCDATQLHILKTLGILPPGTPSCGLITLTDAQRLCNTLLHPGEEPSRDSHKGHGEEEKDGEESGGFWVEHQCLGKCQGLFVPQLYSSPDAHCIRCSQCRMLFCPERFVMHSHRQPDKRTCHWGFDSAKWACYLQLAQRHLGTADKEKLNKSLEDMKAKFQQEKRQPHVEISSPAFVFDSHLLASLKEDPGDVDLMWQSWYQYMPDKLEGNCLAQHAGYVPGKEMGSPGTETLSDSQDEKNQEAHDTDPKTPTYAGQEKHGQSDDESPDEWQKVDPAAYKQMGGVTVEHSKDGVVMELLQMYSAQHDKLQSTLRRQKQLEKELQALRQGEATDRCDLHGELEAVQTEHAQRLGEVQQEQRKLKSRLEQLRQQGCRCKELATESHQETIYAKQLSDLRQRLDRAEEDREELQEELRREREARERLERTISELKHQMGESAHPASMDSPISSACSDTHMSPTP; from the exons ATGGCGACTACCGAGAACAAGCGCCAAGACCTCCCCAAGGAACAGGCACTTCTTAAAATGCCATTAAAGAGGTTGTTGCAAGACAAAGCCGTGGACAGCACACCCATGAAGAAACGTGTGATGGCTGCTCTCAATTTATCCTGCAAAAAGATCCCAGAAACCTCTCTCGGTTATCAGGCCTCGAAGGCAACGAACAAGATGGAGGCCAATCCGGATCTGAGTCCTGGTTTGAAGCACACTCTAGCGCAGTTCTCTCTGAGCAGCCAGTGTTCCCTCGGTGGCCCGGCAGCGTTCACCGGTCATCATGGTCAGTATAAGATAGCGCCCCCTCTGGCCCAGGGAGGTATGGCAGGGGGACCCGTTCTAGTTCCTCCTGACAGCTCGACGGACCTTGTCCTCTGCTGTCTGGAGGGCGAATCCATCTCCTGCTTCTCTGTAGGAGGCGAACTGCGTCTTTGTCTGCCCCAGCTGCTCAACACCGTCCTGCGGGAATTCTCGTTGCAACAGATCAACTCTGTGTGTGACCAGCTGTATTTGTTCTGTTCCCGCTGCGATGCCACACAGTTACACATCCTCAAAACGCTGGGCATCCTTCCTCCAGGGACTCCATCCTGCGGCCTCATCACGCTGACCGATGCCCAGCGTCTCTGCAACACCCTGCTGCATCCGGGTGAGGAACCCTCTCGTGATTCACACAAAGGGCATGGTGAGGAAGAGAAAGACGGCGAGGAATCTGGAGGATTTTGGGTGGAACACCAGTGTCTGGGCAAGTGTCAAGGCCTGTTTGTACCCCAGCTTTACTCCAGCCCGGATGCGCACTGTATCCGCTGTTCCCAATGCCGGATGCTCTTCTGCCCGGAGCGCTTTGTCATGCACTCCCACCGACAGCCAGACAAACGCACATGTCACTGGGGCTTCGATTCAGCCAAGTGGGCCTGCTATCTGCAGCTGGCACAGAGACATCTGGGAACAGCAGATAAAGAAAAGCTAAATAAATCTCTGGAGGATATGAAGGCGAAGTTCCAGCAAGAGAAGAGGCAGCCACATGTG gAAATATCTTCACCGGCTTTTGTGTTCGACTCACATTTGCTTGCCAGTCTTAAGGAGGACCCTGGTGATGTTGACTTGATGTGGCAAAG CTGGTACCAGTACATGCCTGACAAGCTGGAAGGTAATTGCTTGGCACAACACGCTGGGTATGTGCCTGGGAAGGAAATGGGGTCTCCAGGAACAGAGACGCTCAGTGATAGTCAGGATGAAAAGAATCAGGAAGCACATGACACTGACCCAAAGACCCCCACCTATGCAG GGCAAGAAAAACATGGCCAGTCAGATGATGAAAGTCCAGACGAATGGCAGAAAGTAGATCCGGCAGCTTATAAGCAGATGGGTGGTGTGACTGTGGAGCACAGTAAGGATGGCGTGGTGATGGAGCTTCTTCAGATGTACAGCGCGCAACACGACAAACTTCAGTCAACACTACGCAGACAGAAGCAGCTTGAAAAG GAGCTGCAGGCTCTCCGTCAAGGTGAAGCCACAGACCGCTGTGACCTACACGGGGAGCTGGAGGCGGTTCAGACTGAACACGCTCAGAGGCTCGGTGAAGTCCAGCAGGAACAGAGAAAGTTAAAGTCGCGACTTGAGCAGCTGAGGCAGCAAGGCTGCAGATGCAAAGAGCTGGCTACTGAGTCACACCAGGAAACTATCTATGCCAAACAG TTATCAGACCTGCGTCAGAGGCTGGACCGCGCTGAGGAAGACCGCGAGGAGCTGCAGGAAGAGCTACGCAGAGAGCGAGAAGCCAGAGAGAGGCTGGAGCGAACCATCTCTGAGCTCAAACATCAGATGGGGGAATCTGCCCACCCTGCTTCAATGGACAGTCCCATCTCTTCAGCCTGTAGCGACACACACATGTCCCCAACACCTTAA